In Bradyrhizobium guangdongense, the sequence GACCTACGGACGCCGCGAGCAATTGGTGAGACGGACGGTTGAAGCGGTCCAGGCCAGCCCTGCGGTCGGGCGTGTGATTGTGGTCGATAACGGATGCAACCGCCCGGTGGCCCCGGACGATTTCGCGCAGCAACCGCCGGTCGACATCATCAGGCTCGCTTCAAACCTGGGATCGGCCGGAGGATTTCACGCCGGCATCACCGCGGCTCAGCGGCTCCTGGACAAGGACCTGCGGTTCGTCCTGATCCTGGACGACGACAATGTCGGCGAGGACGGGTTCCTGGAGCGCCTGCTCGCGCTGCATACGGCGCTCGGCGCGAGCGACGATATCGGCCTTTGCGCGTTGCGCCGGCACCGGGGCATCTATCCGACCCTTCTCGCCGACCAGACCGCGGTGGCGATCCGCAACAACTCGTTTCTTAACTTTCATCTCGCCTCGCTTCCATCGAAGCTGTGGCGACGGTTCACACGCTCGGCCCGCCATTCTCCGGAGAATTACGGGGAATTCCACCTGCGCCGGATCGAAACCGCGCCTTATGGCGGACTGCTGCTGCCGATGGCGGCCGTCAGGAGGGTGTCGCCTCCGAACAAGGAGTTCGTCCTTTATAGCGATGACCATGACTACTCGCTGCGCCTGATGGATGCGGGCGTAACCATCTATCTGACTGATGTCGGCTGCATCAACGACGCCGAGGAGTCCTGGGACAAGCCGAGCACCAGTGCGCGCAGCGCCCTGGTCAGCCCCGAGGCGCCGGCGTGGCGGTTGTATTATGCCTGCCGGAACCGGATCTTGATTGAGAAACGGTATACAACCTCTCCGATTGTCTATCGCATCAACCGGATGAGCTACGTCGGCCTCCTCGCGATCGAGGCAATCCTGGCTTATCGCAGTCTCAATGGCGCGCGAA encodes:
- a CDS encoding glycosyltransferase translates to MPSETELMNAPLELTSQIALDRSTVAGRSVACVIVTYGRREQLVRRTVEAVQASPAVGRVIVVDNGCNRPVAPDDFAQQPPVDIIRLASNLGSAGGFHAGITAAQRLLDKDLRFVLILDDDNVGEDGFLERLLALHTALGASDDIGLCALRRHRGIYPTLLADQTAVAIRNNSFLNFHLASLPSKLWRRFTRSARHSPENYGEFHLRRIETAPYGGLLLPMAAVRRVSPPNKEFVLYSDDHDYSLRLMDAGVTIYLTDVGCINDAEESWDKPSTSARSALVSPEAPAWRLYYACRNRILIEKRYTTSPIVYRINRMSYVGLLAIEAILAYRSLNGARKALRPLLEAIADGDAQRLGWRADYQLPGASPSSTAHTH